Genomic segment of Coffea arabica cultivar ET-39 chromosome 1e, Coffea Arabica ET-39 HiFi, whole genome shotgun sequence:
GATGAGTCTCTAATTCAAATTCCCTAGCTTCTGAACTTAAGCCCCTTCCTCCCAATTTCCCCATGCCCTTCACAATTTTATCTTGGGCCATGTTATTACCTCCATAATAATCAACAAGACTCACGGAAAGTATAGAAGGCCATTCTTCTTTCGAGATGCTCCTAGAATCTTTCCTCATTGACGGAACAGCTTTTGAAACCACAAAACCAGTACAAAGGGGAATAGCAGAGCCTTTACTGTGTAGAAGGTGAGCTAGGGGTGGGGACTCAGCGGTAAGGCATGTAGGGAGCTGAAGAGGTGCAGGAGGGAGAAAACGTATGCTGGGTGACGGAATTAGAACATAGGAAGCAGATGTCAAACCAAGGGATCTCACGGGAGTATATCCTTCAAGATAACTTGGCTGGTTTAGAAAACCATTGCTCTGAGTTGACCCTGCATGCATGCAACAGGTGTATCAGATGGCAAAACCAAAACTACTTCTTAAGTCATGCCATTTTGATGGGATGGAGGTTGTAAACCATCAATTGAATTGAATTGCTTTCGGACTGAAAACAATTTGACTGAGCAGGACAAGGGgataattaaaattgaaaagtttCCTCCAATCAAAATATATTGCAATATAATACTTTACATTCTCTTTCTAGCTCGTATGTTTTTTGGGAGCAAGTGAAGTAATGTTATCATCCATACAGGCTATGGCAGCAGAAAAGAATACAAAGCAACGTCTCCATTCAAACCCCACAAGTACAAAAATGCTTGGTTTCTAGTGAAGTTGTACTTCTGCAGTTCAAATAAAGCACTTGTACTGTTTCTACATTTTGACTAAAGCATTAAAAACTGGAAAACTATGCTTCCAGGAGTTGAAGACTCCAGTCCAAACATGGAAATTCAGTATGCAATACAGCTACGTTGAGCTTGGCAAATATTACTAAACAAAGTACATGCATAGAGGATCTTAATTCACCACCATATACATATACTTCTCTTGGAGAGGTCACTTCCTCAAAATCAATGTAACAGGTTTCACGACAAAGCTAACCAAATGTGAGGTCACTACAGTTATTCAGGGTGTTAATCAAATATGTAAGGACACGTCAAAACCTCAGAAGCTACCAATTGCTACATTCTTGCAGCATCACCAAAGCACACTACAATCCgagattaaaaaagaaaaacctgACAATTTGTCAATTTGACACTTTTTACCAGCCTTGAATCTTTACATAAACAACACCCTTCAATGCATGAAAATTGCGCGTGAGACAGAGCTTCTTAAATGCAGACTGGAGAcgtttaattttcattttaatttctcAGATCCTATACACTACAAGGTCTAAATTTAGTTGAACCAGGGCTCTTTCAGTTCCAGACCAAAGGAACTACGAAGCCTGAGtttctttatttcctttttattttatgttaCTAGTATGAATTGTCCACTTCTAGCTTTGTTTTGCAGCCGGTTCCTTGTGAGACTAGAGACTAGGACCCTTCTAATCAAATTCTAAGAGTGAAGCCCTTTCTATTAATTCACCACACTGATATACCCTAGGCAACTGCATCACACCGGAGTAAAATCAACTAGTGGCCATATAACATGCATAACTCTCTTTACCATGAAAGGAGAAATTTATGGCAGAAATAACAATAAAGCTTCAGGCGTAGCATGAAGTACTAGTTTTCTGAGGAGCGATTTAGCTGCCATTCCTGAGGTCTTAACATTAAAACTTCATAGCAAGTTATCAAAATGGACTTTTCCCATTCTTGCCCATGGAACTATGTAACCAACTAAAGCTGGCACCTCAGTTTCCTCCCCCTACCAAAAATAGTATAAGAGCCAAACAAACCCCAATCCCATTCTTTCGTTTCCTAATGAACATGTATGGTCAATTTGGCAAACTGCAAGCACAGCAGATTTATCATTAAGGCCACACaaccaaatttaaaatttcgAGTCCAACTGAGGTGTAAGAGTTAACCCTGTCAGGCTAGCAACCATACATTTCAAGGAAGAGATCTCAAATGTTAGCGATGGATTTACACATTCACTGCCTCCTAGTTCACATATTTAGGCACTACAAAGCTCGAACTCATTAGTAAAGCAAAGCAAACTACAAATGCAGTCAATCATGAATTAGTAAAACGATATGAATGGTTCACATGTAATTCAATCACCTCAATAATTCTTCAAGGAAAATATTCCCCTCTCATGCctaatatttattattatatgaCCTCATAATTCACCTTCATACCAAATCAAACAAAAACTGTTACTTCAACTCTGCTGGTGAGTCATTATAATAGTGAAATACTTGCAAGCTTGGGACATTCAAGAAGGTACAATTTGGTCACATGAAGGGGTTTAGAGCTTCCAGTAAAACATAACAGAAGTTAATAATCTAATATATGGGTTTTAGCATATTAAGGAGGTATGCATTAACTAAAACCGAAAGTTAAGTCAACCAATCAACTTACGATTGTCAAATTTAATGCAAATGTTAACAAAAAATTAAGAAGAAGAATATGAGATGACTACCAGAAGCTAATGAATCTGCCTGGAAGACCAGCTGTAGAGAATGGTCAACTGATAGTGAGATAAAACTGATACTTTGCACCCACTGAAGCAAACCTCTCGAGCTATCCACTCCTCCCATCAGTTGCTTTCTGTTTGAAGGTTGTCCCAAACCACTTTTCATGAATGTTGAAGACTTTGAGTGAGGACTGTACAGAGGACTAGGCGAAGATGGAAGTGTTCTCTCTTGTAATAAAGTCATTTCTTGTTGCTGCATTGAAGTTCCATTACTATTAGTAGGCATCCCGTCAGGAACAGAACGTCTAAGCTGCAGAGACCACTTCTTCACCTCTGAACCACCAATTGCATATAGAGCTTTCTGCCACTCTGGTTTTAGCCATATcaatgataaaattttaaaaacttgaaTGAACAACCAGGATATCAGAAAATGGTAGTATATATACAGCAATATTCAGAAGCTTCCCTCAATATAATATTGAATATTGTGAAGGAATCAAAGAAACAAGCAGTAGCTGAAATTGTGAAGCACTCAAGAGGTGAGATTATCATATTATTTGCAGCACAATAAAATCGATCCTGTTTCCACACTTTCCTCAAGATTGATGCAGAACTTCAAAAGATACCATCTGTGATAACTACCATGTGATGGTTTGAATCATTGTGGTACTCGATAATTTAATGCATCATTTAAGGACCATATTTCTAGCATCATCTAGATATAATCAAGGAAGTCAGTCAGCCAGTGAACAGGGCTAAAAACATGCATGTGAATTTCTGCTGGTACGATTAGCACAAGAAATTCCAATTGGAGAATATGTAAAAGCTACCATAATAACTAGGACTTAGATGTAATGGAAACAGAAGAAAAACCAACCACACCTTCTGTTACCTGGTCCTGATAACATTTTGAATTGCAGGGAACCAGACCAACTTTTCCTAATGGCTTTCTAGGACTCAAAATGAGGGGGATCTAGTTAGTATCAAAAAGTAGGGCAGTTTAACAAACTTGTAAAACCACCCATACCACCCAAACCATAGCACAATAAGAGTCATGTTAATgtcatgttttaattttttggatGTCCCAAAATAAGAGTCACTCTTTAAAAGTCAACACAATTTCCCACCTTGCCACTTGAAAAAGTAGCTTTCCCACCTCCCAATGCATTCCTCatactttcaaattttgaatttgaggaTAATATTGTAAAATCACCCAAATCCAGCTCATCCAATCACAATGATCAGATATTCCCtcaaaaaattggtaaaaaaaaaaaaggctcaaattatgggacggagggagtagttggTTTGAAAATCATGCACAAAACCCCATGGTTCAGTGTGCTTTAATCTTCAAAAATGAAATTTGGAAGAGATTAtccaaccccaaaaaaaaaatgtgtgatACAAGAAGACAAATGCACAAGATGGGGTAAAACAATGGCAGTCTATAAGTACAAGTATTTTAAGATTCTTTACATAATCTTAATGATCACTTTTTGAAAATTACATCTAAATATTAGGTCCACTAGATCAGCATAAATGGAGATGAATTTGTGAATGAGAAATATGGTTCCTATTTTCAAAGGAATCAATGGAAGAACGCTAAATTAGTGAAGTGGGCTGTTCAGCATAATCATAAGAATCACTTTTTATTCATCCTTGTAATTCAGCTTCTGCCTTTCCAAATGAAGACTTCTCAGAATTTGCTAATTTTTCTACAAGTTAGAATAACATATTAAGTAATTGAATTATGTATACTTTTGAAAATTGCTATAAATCAGTATCAACCTAAAGTTCAGTGGCCTTCATATTTCCTATTTGAGATGACAGTGCTTACAATCCAAAagatgttttctttctttttatggtAGAAATATCTACACATGTTTGTTTTAACTGTTCAAATCGGAAAATATTTAGTGCCTGTTTAATAGTTAACAAAAACCACAACTGACACTGCACAGAACCATAAGGATAAACCCTGCAAGCCATAGCTCTTAACTGTCAATGTTAGGTGatgattttagtttttatcCAAAATGGCATACCTTGGTgatgccccaaaaaaaaaaaaaaaggttgtacAAGGCTGCCCCATACCAGAGAAGGCAATAATTAAAGTCAAATTCTTAATCATGGAACAATCCACTCAGCTGCAGTTTGCGCATTAAGTCCTCATTCTTTTGTGCTTTGCACTCATTATTCCCTCAATATTTTACACTATACTCTCATGTAATACATCCTTAGTTGCACCACCATCTCAATCATGAGAATAGAAGTTCCATCTCATCAACATCTAAGTACTTCTACTATCagttatatatgtatatataattaaattctAAAACCTTAGGACTTATATAATCATTTGATGTTTTATGATATATTGTATCTTTAACTATTTGCTGATTTGCCAATTTGCACACAGGTATTGGCTTATTCTAAACTGTTAAAAAATCTCAAAACCAGGACAAAAGAGTCAATCTACAGTGCAAACATAATGCTCTAATGAATACACCTGCAACAGTTAGTTACGTCCATCCATAACTATGCACAGGAAATTATTAGTATCAAAATAGAACTGATCTGCAACACTTTGTGAAGAAGTTTAAAAAGTTCAAAGGATCATGAGATCTAAATAGTGCAGCAGCCACGATCAAATACCAAATGCTGAAAACCATTTAAGACGTGATTCATAGATGGACATGGAACCTAAATTAAATGATTGCAGGCAATAGGACCTAAATCAAAAGATTGCAGTCACATGCAATATCACGTGCCGAAAACCAGATAATAAATACATCCCTATATTTATATTGGAAAGGAAGTATTGGAAAGGAAGCAACATACCTTGGCATTCAAGCTCAAAGAAGCATCCAATACGTGCAATAACAAAATCTCTTGGTTTGCCAGCATCTGCAGAACAAGACTGAAGTATTTGACAACCTTGTTGCAGAATTTGGATAAAAAGAGACTGCAGACCCTTTGTATCCTGCCTGCTACTGATTCCTCCAAAGGGATATATGTAGCTGTCAAGCAATTCCCCCCTAGAGTCTGTCCATATACACACCAACCAACGCCAATCTTCAGTCCAGCCATAGCAGCAATGCAAGCTCGGGAGTGTCTTTTGGTTGCCAGATCCAAATCCATCTGACTCTGATGAATCGTGCTGAGAGCTTGGTCCAGTATCTCCACTTCCCGAAGAAGCAGAACTTTGCATTAAGCTTCCACTTGTACCATCATCTGCCAAAACCTTTGAAGATTCTGAAGCTGGATTCCCAAAAACAGGAGGAGTCACTCCACGTTCTAAAGATCCCGGGTCAGCAAGAATAAAAAGTGGCTCAAACATGCAACGGCTCTCATCTTGAATAAGAAAATCGCCACCTCTACTTGGATCACATCCGAGTGCCCCAGACCTCGTTTGCCAGGAATTTTCCCAAGTACTGGACCTCAAGCTAGCATCAAGATCACTTTCTCTCTGGAGGGAAGATGCTGCTAGTCGAGGACCAACACAATCTTTCCACATCCCAGTTAATGGTGAAGCCATTTGCATTAAGACTGAATGAGATCTACCAGACAAGGATGTACTAGATGGAACCACATCACAATTGCTTCCTCGTAAAACCCTTCGGGCCTTATTGTAAACTGTAAAAGCAATTTCCTTCAGAACAACAAGCTCATTAAGAGGAGGATTTGTTACCCTAAAAATGGCATCCACTGTTACAATCTGCAACACCAATTTAGGAATACTAAATCCTGAAATAGTCAAGACATTGGATAGTGTTTCGTCCACAGCTGCTGAATGATTTAAGGCCTTTCCAACTTGATTGTGCATCATCGATCTTTTCTCCTTATCTGAAGAAAGAACAGAAGCGCCAACTGCAATTGAAGATTCAACTACAGTCCGTAGAATTGCAAGAGGCTCTGGGAAGGGACAGACTACATAGACTACCTGCTAGAACAAATTCACAGcataaattttttaaagaatgAGCAACCCACATTTCATGgacatttttcaatttaaaactATAATCTATTTAGTGGCTAAGGAAACCAAAATGCCCATTCTAGTAAGCTATACTTATGTGTAGTACATATTCTGCAATACTTATCAGCTACAAGGTGTTTTAATATGCAGTGGAATGGTGTATAGTATTTTAAAAAGTATAATGAGATATGAGAGTATATGCAAAGAATATGGATGATATACCACAATGCTGCAATTTTTAACAGAAAAGATTTCCCAAAGTAAATTATTTTATGGagccaaatttggaaattttaagccatttattttattttcttcaaattaaaccTCAGacatattcaaaacaaaaatctTCATAAAAGATAACTTTTAAGTAGAGTTAACAAGTCAAAAAACTAAGATGTTTCATGATGAGAGTTTTATAAGTAGGGATCTAAATTATGCCATTTTTATACTTCACTGCCTCTGGAAATAAGTTGTCTCATTAATTCTTCATGTAACCATTTGCTATCTCTTTACCCATGTGACTTTACATCAACATACTTACGCATGTAAATTTTGACTTCCAAATGCCACGATAGGCAAAATTCTCACAATATGTGGCTAATACCTAACATATTATTTAGTGCATCCTACTTTCCTTAAAAAGCCATGTTGGGATGTGAAGACTGTCCCACCTCACATGTACATACTTGTGTTCTGTGCTAATAATCAACAATAAAGAGTGGATACTTCTGTTTAATGAATGATAAAACATTCTTCAGTGTGACAACTGCTGGGAGATTATGAAACTTGGGACTTACTGTGTATGGACCACTATTCCCTTCTTTTGTGCTTGTGGTCATGCATGAACTGAGATTTAAAGTTTTAAGAACTTTTGAAAGAGACTTCAAATAGCTCGCCAAATCCCAACCATTTGACAGGGAGAGGAAATAGTCACTGATCGAACCCAGAATAGATGCACTACTGCTATCAATCTTCATTGATTGAGGACAATCAAGTAGAACAAAACCAGAACATGAAGACTTCCCAGAATCTAGATCCATTTCACTTCCGAAATTTTGAGGTGAATGAGTTCCCAAATTGCAGGTTTCATACACTggagaaaacaaaaaacataAACTTAGTAGAACATATAAAAAATTATGTATCCACACAAAAACAACCGTACAGTAAAGATACTTTGTTTATTCTATATAGAAAGCATTTCAGATATTTAGAGGAGAGTAGATAAAATTGACTGTCTGTACTAACCAGTTCCAAGTTGTTGAAAGAAATCAGCAGCTGCTGTGGTGAGGGGTTCAATATCTGGACATACAACATGGTATGTCATCTGCAGAATCAATCAACAACTAGAATCACTCATCCACAAGATCTATCCCCTTTTCCTACTTGCAGATGGGGGTTGGTTCCAAGCCAATTGAAGacttgattttaatttttggaagtctGGTCATAAACTTTAGCAAATGAAATGTTAAGCCACCACAACTATTATACGGCTTACATGTTTCTGTGTAGCATATGGTTCAAGCGGCGCCTTTTCCCAGAGTTGCAGAGAGCTGGCAGATGTCTTAAGCCAATCGTCTTGGTACCTAGTGCAAATAATGATTTTAATAACTTATTATATGAGAACACTTGACACTCCAGAAATAGAAAATCATTCCCAAGTTACATCTAGCATATTGAGGGTATCATAGTACCTATTCTACATGAAATATCCAGAAAAGTTAAGCCTGCAAATAGCTACTACAAATATATTCCAAGCAATTGGTTGGTGAAATGATAATTAAATCATGGTTAATGTAATAATTCTTACTGTAATGGTTGATGAATGTAGTTTTATGCTATGCTGCTTATTCAAGCAGAGTTGCATGAAAGCTTTACTAGAGAGATGCATAACAACAAACTGAGTGAGCAAGCAGCACGAGCGGTTAGACAAAAACTCATTTAATTGTCAAATTAATCTGATTTCAACCAAGTAGTAGCTGCAGATTGACTTAGGAAAGGAAATCATTTAACAGCAAACAGTATCATAAAAAGTTATGCCACTTCAGTAAAAAAGAACATGACAAGTTTCACCAAACTGACAAGAAAGTTCACGTCACCTACATCCATGCAATGTTCAAAATCATCATTTACTTCACAGAAGTTGTCAACTAATGGTTAAATAAAGCAGCAGATGCCAGAAATACAGGGAAAAGCTTTTGGAACAATATATACCCAACAAGTATAGCAGGAAATGGAACTACAGCCAATGTTGGCCTGAGCTTTGAGCCTGCTTGCTGCTCTGACTCTGATAAACAAGCTTCTTGGAGTGATTTCCTATCGCTTGCCTCCTCTGCTCTAGCCCCATctgttaaaataaataaataaataaatcaattgaAGTGTCAGTATCCCAGCTGTTCGTGCACTTGACAGAAGACTGCAAAGTGCTTATAGCCTTCCCGATAGAGAGAGTTACATTACTTGAAGAATCTTGACATTCACTGGCACTAGCTGTTGATTCGGCATAGAATTCATCACACATTGATCCGGCTTCACAGGACAGACTGCGACCTTTGCACCAGTCAGATACAAATAGTGGACCGTCCAAAGTGCCAAAAGCAGTTTTGAGAGCCGCTTTTATGTCTGATTGCAGCAGACTAATCGTAAAAGATGGCTGAACCTGAAACAAAGTACTTCCATGTAAAACAAATCCATCAAAAGATTAAATATCAccattaagaaaaatggagaatAGCTATAATTCAACATGACAATTTCAATGAGGCCATTGGATGAGAGTGAAGCACATTTAACACCTCACTCCTTCAATGGTGAACACTATAGTGCAAGTGGGTAATTGATTTCAACATGACTGCTCGAATGAGCACATTAGATGAGTATGGGACACAATTAACGTCTCACTCCTTTATTATCCATGGTGTATAAGATGGTGTACAATTTTACGATCTTGAAACATTAAATTCTATTGAAGCAAAATGTGCACAGGTATATTATTTAACTGATGGATACATATCCTCAAGACCATGTGTATAGGGAAATTTAGAATAGATATTGTCTACATCACCAGCATCTACAAGTTGTACATCACAATTTATCAATTGCTTGAGCAAAAGCAAGAGCAGTCTTCTGAAGCTTTGGGTACGCAAACAATTTTGAAGTTACATGAGTAAATCCTATATGATTACCATATAGAACACCATGACAGCCCTGCCTAGAAGGCAAAAGACAGCAAAGCTCCTTTCTAGCAACATGATTAataaaaagggcaaattgattCATCCTCCCATGATGATGTTAAAATCAGTAAGAGTAACAAAGTGCACATTAAGGTATCAAATAATTTTCTAAGACATTTCATCACCATTACCACATATTCAGCTGAAAGAAGATTTTCACCTGAAGAAACTTACATCAACTGAAAGTGGATCGACTAGCTCCACTCCCGCAATATCCACTGAATGGCACGAAGATAAAACTCCCCCACAACCTGCATGAACCATAGACGGTCCACAAGAAAATCCGCGCCTCAACTGCTCTTGCAAGGCAAGCCAACCATGAACACCATCTCCACAATCAGAATCAAGTGCCACATCAACAAATGAAGTAGCTTGTTGAACTAGTAAGGCCAAGCCATCAAGAAGTTCTTGAAGTGGTTGCCTCAGTCCATAAGATAGAAGGTTTTCCTCAacaaatgaattttgaggaATAGATGGGCAGAGCTCCATAGGATGGGTGGTAGATTTTGCACCTTTAGTAACAGGGCGCCAAACACCAACAGGTGCACTAAGATTCCCATCTAGCAATACTGCATCCATGTCACCAGCAATTCTTACTGGTATAGTCTCTTTCTTCTTCACCTCAGATTTACTTGAAAGATTGTCTGACAGTATGCTTGAATCAACATGTGGCTGATTCAGAATATTAACCGCAGACAGCCTATTCAAGCCGACTGGCAAGTGACACCTAGAAGATAATAGTGTATGTCTTATCCTGCACATAAAAGCCTGACACATGAGACATTCTAATTCTGTTGCAAGCATAGGCTTCAAAGATGGAACAAAACTCTCCACTCTTAATGAACCATCACTTCCTTTGCTTGAGACGGATTTAACAGCATTTAGGGAATTGAGCCCCAAAGAGGATGACATTGTTACAGGTTCATGCGCTGCTGTGCCATCATCACAAGTTGATGACATGCCATTAGATTTGTGAATTCCACCATCAATATGAGTGTAATATTTCTTTGATTGGGGAACCGCAATCTTGTCTTGTCTCCCAGAACATATTTTCATGTTTACAGTGATACCAGACTTCTCATCAGAGTCATCAACACAAGGAGAAGGAGGTGTTGCTGAGTATACATATTTGTTTGAGCATGAATTCTCAGTCTCTGTTTTCCGTGATTTGGGAAGGTATGGGCTTCTGAAGATTGATGAAGTGACCTCAACAGCAGGGGTTTCAACTGCTCCATATTCTGGGGCAAATGTCATTAAGGCTTCAGCTTTTACTACATGGTCAAATTCACCACTTGTAGATGCTGGAGGACAGTTAACTTTACCCGGAACACTGACAGTCTTTGTTAGATCCTGATTTTGGGTCAGAGAATCATCCATGGCAACGGGAGCTGGTGGTGAGTGAAAACTTTCAAATGAGGGAAAACCTACTGGCAAAAGCATCTGGTCTGAGACATCCATCATTGATGTACTAGGGCTACTGCCAAAATCTCCACAATCTTGTGCTGAAATTACAACAGCTTGTGACTCTGCAGTTCCCGGAGGCTTCACAAATAAGACTATATATTAGGTTCAACAAAAATCAACTGAAGCTATTCGCATAGAAGATATAAGAAAGACATGCAGTAAACCATTTTTATTAAGTGTCCTCACATGGCCATCAACTAAATGTGTATAAGCTACTAGACTAGATAATCTACCAGACCATAGGGCCGCCAAAAACATTAACATagattcatttcaaatgagataGATAATGATTTGATGATTATAGTGGTTGCTGTCCTAAAATATTCTCAACTTATGGAAAACCTGAATCATGCAGAATAAACATATGTTTTTCTTCAGACTCAACTTACCTGgaaaatttcatgtaattttccAACTGATATGTAGAATGTGAAGCAAACTAAAAAGAGGTAGGTTAATTTGCCTTTCTCTGTAAAATCAGAGCAACCCCAACATCTGATCCAATGTCTTTCATGATCTTTGTACATAACATACCAACACTATCCAAAGCCAGAAAGAAGTCATGCATTATCCTTCGCATAAAGACAAGGTCAATTAGCTAAAACTACTGCAGTCAGATAGATGGAGGAGAATTTTATGATTAGTAATAGCGTGTCATGCAGTTACAAATTTGTTCTTTTCAAGTTGGTTGAAATAGTTCCAAGAAATTCTGCAATTATACATCATAAACTGGAACTGAAAAGATCAATGCAGAATCTAAATCCTGAATATGCTTTCTGTTTGTGCTTATGATTTTAAAAGTCAAGACCAATTTACGTTGTTGCTTAAGGACAAGAATTACCTCCCCAAAAGGCAAGACATC
This window contains:
- the LOC113697305 gene encoding mediator of RNA polymerase II transcription subunit 13 isoform X3, producing MWTNVFKIGGLHQISWFQFLPNEFDPSSLSDKSVKVDARDAATSVVLSSHLQLQKEGFLSTWTNSFVGPWDPSQGLHNPDEKIKLWLFLPGNHSSVVEKAQPTVSKLRVLASGLWVAPGDSEEVAAALSQALRNCVERALKGFSFMRFGDVFSRYHPSSQSEELYRKGQPVVEFIFAATEEAIFVHAVICAKHIRALSSGDIEMTLKHSTDHFSNRLPVVVSPHGMLGRLTGCCPSDLVKQVYFSSVKLKASNEVVGLPYHALHGSGCHLRGQNCYAEITLGGPIGGNDKILAQNSGLHKNLSRHNLTESMPEMKVNQKGPPEPSRVFIYPAEAVLVPVMQTSLARSCLKRFWLQNWIGPSLFASSFFMHSDCKADSKDGSRLESNSLRSQHGYHSSSSSNNSSISSISSSSSDSDYRTSGAGDLEADADSLTCRQSGLSSIDQSHDILKLGSKRVHSGMSESFNQAGAVINPSTSDYGSIEVNNSAIIGGSNHPVGWGWDDDDRGMGMDIQALLSEFGDFGDLFEDDVLPFGECWYVMYKDHERHWIRCWGCSDFTEKGKLTYLFLVCFTFYISVGKLHEIFQPPGTAESQAVVISAQDCGDFGSSPSTSMMDVSDQMLLPVGFPSFESFHSPPAPVAMDDSLTQNQDLTKTVSVPGKVNCPPASTSGEFDHVVKAEALMTFAPEYGAVETPAVEVTSSIFRSPYLPKSRKTETENSCSNKYVYSATPPSPCVDDSDEKSGITVNMKICSGRQDKIAVPQSKKYYTHIDGGIHKSNGMSSTCDDGTAAHEPVTMSSSLGLNSLNAVKSVSSKGSDGSLRVESFVPSLKPMLATELECLMCQAFMCRIRHTLLSSRCHLPVGLNRLSAVNILNQPHVDSSILSDNLSSKSEVKKKETIPVRIAGDMDAVLLDGNLSAPVGVWRPVTKGAKSTTHPMELCPSIPQNSFVEENLLSYGLRQPLQELLDGLALLVQQATSFVDVALDSDCGDGVHGWLALQEQLRRGFSCGPSMVHAGCGGVLSSCHSVDIAGVELVDPLSVDVQPSFTISLLQSDIKAALKTAFGTLDGPLFVSDWCKGRSLSCEAGSMCDEFYAESTASASECQDSSNGARAEEASDRKSLQEACLSESEQQAGSKLRPTLAVVPFPAILVGYQDDWLKTSASSLQLWEKAPLEPYATQKHMTYHVVCPDIEPLTTAAADFFQQLGTVYETCNLGTHSPQNFGSEMDLDSGKSSCSGFVLLDCPQSMKIDSSSASILGSISDYFLSLSNGWDLASYLKSLSKVLKTLNLSSCMTTSTKEGNSGPYTQVVYVVCPFPEPLAILRTVVESSIAVGASVLSSDKEKRSMMHNQVGKALNHSAAVDETLSNVLTISGFSIPKLVLQIVTVDAIFRVTNPPLNELVVLKEIAFTVYNKARRVLRGSNCDVVPSSTSLSGRSHSVLMQMASPLTGMWKDCVGPRLAASSLQRESDLDASLRSSTWENSWQTRSGALGCDPSRGGDFLIQDESRCMFEPLFILADPGSLERGVTPPVFGNPASESSKVLADDGTSGSLMQSSASSGSGDTGPSSQHDSSESDGFGSGNQKTLPSLHCCYGWTEDWRWLVCIWTDSRGELLDSYIYPFGGISSRQDTKGLQSLFIQILQQGCQILQSCSADAGKPRDFVIARIGCFFELECQEWQKALYAIGGSEVKKWSLQLRRSVPDGMPTNSNGTSMQQQEMTLLQERTLPSSPSPLYSPHSKSSTFMKSGLGQPSNRKQLMGGVDSSRGLLQWVQSISFISLSVDHSLQLVFQADSLASGSTQSNGFLNQPSYLEGYTPVRSLGLTSASYVLIPSPSIRFLPPAPLQLPTCLTAESPPLAHLLHSKGSAIPLCTGFVVSKAVPSMRKDSRSISKEEWPSILSVSLVDYYGGNNMAQDKIVKGMGKLGGRGLSSEAREFELETHLVLESVAAELHALSWMTVSPAYLERRSALPFHCDMVLRLRRLLHFADKELSRQPEESPS